The following are from one region of the Microbacterium sp. BK668 genome:
- a CDS encoding CDP-glycerol glycerophosphotransferase family protein, with protein sequence MGLVSDARTATALLGKALANRTAVRDVRRTLAVRPEHPEHHYQVAVYFADGAVNMYQMRQWYQPLAELSKIWPVVILSRSATGARALLAEEAPPVAFLPTVRDLEAFLATQDIRVVLYVNQNARNFQMFRYGRRWHVFINHGESDKMYMTTNQYKAYDYAFIAGDAARERLSRVLWDYDLDARTIPIGRPQADHYSGALPYTPDDRTVVLYAPTWEGDRPSAHYGSVRSHGEHLVKALLATRRHRVVYRPHPRSGVVDPEYGAANQRIIAALAAANRTDPGAEHVYDDGPELGWQLAAADVAVVDISAMVYDRLAAGRPLLVTRPSDPEAIVDTHGYLSACEWLDAADAPAIVEETERVIRDPDAEARLLEWVGHYFGDTTPGAATRRFHEAVARLMAEWDLWHARSADDEPDDDVDTEAELDD encoded by the coding sequence GTGGGACTGGTCTCGGATGCGCGCACGGCCACGGCACTCCTCGGCAAGGCCCTCGCCAATCGGACCGCGGTCCGCGACGTCCGGCGCACCCTTGCGGTGCGGCCAGAGCATCCCGAGCACCACTACCAGGTCGCCGTGTACTTCGCCGACGGCGCCGTCAACATGTACCAGATGCGGCAGTGGTATCAGCCTCTCGCCGAGCTCTCGAAGATCTGGCCGGTCGTGATCCTCAGCCGATCCGCCACGGGCGCCCGCGCGCTCCTGGCGGAGGAGGCTCCGCCCGTCGCCTTCCTCCCCACGGTGCGGGACCTCGAGGCGTTCCTCGCGACGCAGGACATCCGCGTCGTGCTCTACGTCAACCAGAACGCCAGGAACTTCCAGATGTTCCGGTACGGGCGCCGGTGGCACGTCTTCATCAATCACGGCGAGTCCGACAAGATGTACATGACCACGAACCAGTACAAGGCGTATGACTACGCCTTCATCGCGGGGGACGCCGCGCGGGAGCGGCTCTCGCGGGTGCTGTGGGACTACGACCTCGACGCTCGGACGATCCCGATCGGCCGGCCGCAGGCGGATCACTACTCCGGGGCGCTCCCGTACACGCCCGACGACCGGACCGTCGTGCTGTACGCGCCGACCTGGGAGGGCGACCGCCCGTCGGCCCATTACGGATCCGTCCGCAGCCACGGCGAGCACCTCGTGAAGGCGCTGCTCGCGACACGGCGCCACCGGGTCGTCTACCGGCCGCATCCCCGATCCGGCGTCGTCGATCCCGAGTATGGCGCTGCCAACCAGCGGATCATCGCGGCCCTCGCCGCCGCCAACCGCACCGACCCGGGCGCCGAGCACGTGTACGACGACGGCCCGGAGCTCGGATGGCAGCTCGCCGCCGCCGACGTCGCGGTCGTCGACATCTCGGCGATGGTCTACGACCGCCTGGCGGCGGGCAGGCCGCTGCTGGTCACGCGGCCGTCCGACCCCGAGGCGATCGTCGACACGCACGGCTACCTGTCGGCATGCGAGTGGCTGGATGCCGCGGATGCCCCGGCCATCGTCGAGGAGACCGAGCGCGTCATCCGCGACCCGGACGCCGAGGCCAGACTCCTCGAGTGGGTCGGGCACTACTTCGGCGACACGACGCCCGGTGCTGCGACGCGGCGCTTCCACGAGGCGGTCGCGCGGCTCATGGCGGAATGGGACCTGTGGCACGCCCGCTCCGCGGACGACGAGCCCGACGACGACGTCGACACCGAGGCCGAACTGGACGACTGA